The Corticium candelabrum chromosome 17, ooCorCand1.1, whole genome shotgun sequence genome has a segment encoding these proteins:
- the LOC134193525 gene encoding putative ammonium transporter 1, protein MAFSYELLCMTTLGGFIILFGFFAFNLLSTGDLSKPNTGGALGLIAVNCIMAASGGSLTSLIYRRFSDKVNQKWSLVSAINGSLAGLVSISACANSVYSYCAFVIGMISGVVYSFVAKLVEGKRLDDPLDAIAVHFGGGVCGILCVPFLDANMGLFYKGNKVSMVLLGWNLCGLLVITVWTLMWASLIFGIMSWLNILRVTSYDERKGLDIVKHGERAYPYQVNIEDRSSSLTLCEALTTMYSGMPTARNVKHQNSSHNKVQKATGDGNAADQGAKEEAGVGSSRAVIHGSDRVEIDPVSVV, encoded by the exons ATGGCATTCAGTTATGAACTGTTATGT ATGACTACACTCGGAGGGTTTATTATCTTATTTGGCTTTTTTGCATTTAACCTGCTTTCTACTGGTGACCTTTCCAAACCAAATACTGGTGGTGCACTTGGTCTTATTGCGGTCAACTGCATAATGGCAGCTTCTGGTGGTAGCCTTACTTCTCTCATATATAGACGATTTAGTGATAAGGTAAATCAAAAATGGAGTCTTGTGTCTGCAATCAATGGCTCGTTAGCTGGATTG GTTTCTATAAGTGCCTGTGCCAACAGTGTGTATTCTTATTGTGCTTTTGTTATTGGGATGATATCAGGTGTGGTGTACAGCTTTGTAGCAAAGTTGGTGGAAGGTAAACGACTGGATGATCCATTGGATGCTATCGCAG TGCATTTTGGTGGTGGTGTATGTGGAATTCTGTGCGTCCCATTTCTGGATGCCAATATGGGGTTATTCTATAAAGGAAACAAAGTATCCATGGTGCTACTTGGTTGGAATTTATGTGGCCTACTTGTAATAACTGTATGGACATTGATGTGGGCTTCTCTTATATTTGGAATTATGTCGTGGCTAAATATTCTCCGAGTTACATCATATGACGAAAGAAAAG GTCTTGATATCGTAAAACATGGAGAAAGAGCTTATCCTTATCAAGTGAATATAGAAGATAGATCATCATCTCTCACTCTATGTGAAGCTCTTACTACTATGTATAGCGGAATGCCAACTGCTCGCAATGTGAAGCACCAGAATTCAAGTCACAACAAAGTTCAAAAAGCGACAGGAGATGGAAATGCTGCAGATCAAGGTGCTAAAGAAGAAGCTGGTGTAGGAAGTTCCAGGGCAGTCATACATGGCAGTGATCGCGTAGAGATCGATCCAGTGTCTGTTGTGTAA
- the LOC134193433 gene encoding uncharacterized protein LOC134193433, with protein MENGGYTMVYKAVSGVPGNVAKVWTNKGAVNEERDDALNTNNFFKGHYKNRIVDEWRLYRPKEIVVVLYKGGAEVLRMSFDGHLSNKNSWFTKERLAFSPYTDLKTSTPNYFGIHAWGTRQWFINRNYGGCGADAGWLVFLSPGTGCGWDPRNKFQIKYSRVNTAQKWSTGNVGEADAMAVFVD; from the exons ATGGAAAATGGAG GCTACACAATGGTCTACAAAGCAGTTAGTGGAGTACCAGGAAACGTTGCAAAGGTGTGGACCAACAAAGGTGCGGTCAACGAGGAGCGAGATGATGCactcaacacaaacaacttttTTAAAGGTCACTATAAGAACCGGATTGTTGACGAATGGCGATTATATAGACCCAAAGAG ATTGTTGTCGTGTTGTACAAAGGAGGAGCTGAGGTGCTCCGAATGAGTTTTGATGGTCATTTGTCCAACAAGAATTCTTGGTTTACCAAAGAACGTCTAGCTTTCTCTCCATACACTGATCTGAAAACAAGTACCCCAAACTATTTTGGAATTCACGCATGGGGAACTCGTCAATGGTTCATCAACAGAAATTACGGTGGTTGTGGAGCTGATGCAGGCTGGCTTGTCTTTTTGTCTCCTGGTACTGGTTGCGGTTGGGATCCAAGGAACAAATTTCAAATCAAATACAGTCGTGTCAATACAGCTCAGAAATGGTCAACTG GTAATGTGGGAGAAGCAGACGCCATGGCTGTCTTTGTTGACTGA